The Arachis hypogaea cultivar Tifrunner chromosome 19, arahy.Tifrunner.gnm2.J5K5, whole genome shotgun sequence genome has a window encoding:
- the LOC112778980 gene encoding uncharacterized protein, producing MSLDGMGYKDKGLQILGNSKIQRAPHLFGSSMSQDHAQLDSNVICQHIFPMVHADATICIKVLQGSFEAAYGYKVSYKKVWHAKQKAIAKIYGDWEESYDQLQRYFNALQAFVPAFKHCKPLISVDGTHLYGKYTGTLLMGIAQNGNNNILPVAFAIVERENKESWFFFLSNLRRYVATQPGIFLISDRHAAIKDDLERAGCGWEHNVYCVRHIASNFATSFKSKEAKRHLVNAAYSKTQDQAQYYLELISNEDPVSSL from the exons ATGTCGTTGGATGGTATGGGTTACAAAGACAAGGGCCTCCAAATTTTGGGTAATTCGAAAATACAAAGGGCCCCACACTTGTTTGGCAGCTCCATGTCTCAAGATCATGCTCAGCTTGATAGCAACGTCATCTGCCAGCATATATTTCCCATGGTTCATGCAGATGCTACTATTTGCATTAAGGTGTTGCAAGGATCATTCGAGGCAGCCTACGGGTACAAGGTTTCTTACAAGAAGGTTTGGCACGCAAAGCAGAAGGCAATTGCCAAAATATATGgtgattgggaggagtcatatgACCAGCTTCAGAGATATTTCAATGCACTGCAAGCTTTTGTTCCag CCTTCAAGCACTGTAAGCCACTGATCTCCGTAGACGGAACACACTTGTATGGTAAGTACACAGGGACCCTGTTGATGGGCATAGCGCAGAATGGGAATAACAACATCCTGCCCGTTGCTTTTGCGATTGTCGAAAGGGAGAACAAAGAATCCTGGTTCTTTTTCCTTTCGAACCTCAGGAGATATGTAGCGACTCAACCAGGGATATTTCTTATCTCTGATCGGCATGCAGCAATAAAGGATGATTTAGAGCGGGCTGGGTGTGGATGGGAACACAATGTGTACTGTGTGAGACATATTGCCTCTAACTTTGCAACCAGTTTCAAGAGCAAGGAAGCGAAAAGGCACCTAGTCAACGCGGCGTATTCCAAGACACAAGACCAGGCACAATACTACCTTGAGTTAATTAGCAACGAGGATCCAGTCTCTTCTCTGTAA